One Fuerstiella marisgermanici DNA window includes the following coding sequences:
- a CDS encoding ABC transporter permease subunit, giving the protein MNGTLVVAERELPALLRTRQTFWILSSVAFAFAVTVLLKWPESGVADLSGTQPRAAFRSLALAMLMAVVLIVPAFPATGIVTEVRRRTMELLLNSPLQRYEIFFGKALALLGFAVILLLVTLPALACCFAMGGISLQSDVAMLYLLILVVCAQLIVVGMLVGTFAGNAESALRWAYGATFALVIATLIPWQFLQGSEGLLGSFAGFLRRLSPVPALLQLIGDRPLNTVGIADAQDMMAWYLATAAAMIIVGSFVCVSRLNYSLLDRSRSQGVITDDLSAKQQSVRRRFFLVDPQRRKAGIPGFLNPVLVKEFRSRQFGRLHWLLRLIAGCAVLSLLLTLGTTMGTVGWGVERIGGIIIIAQVALIVVFTPGLAGGMIAGEMESGGWNLLRVTPLKPGRIIRGKLTSVLITLVLVLCASLPGYGIMMAIKPVLREQVIQVMISLGMSAVLSLLVSATVSTFFRTTAAATAVAYGILISIFAGTMVIWANRDAPFSHAFVEKVLAVNPMAGALNAMQVAGFESYNLVPLTWWVTGVTCVLLMCVLQFRTWQLCQPD; this is encoded by the coding sequence ATGAACGGAACGCTTGTGGTGGCTGAACGCGAGTTGCCGGCATTGCTGCGCACTCGGCAAACATTCTGGATTCTATCATCGGTAGCATTCGCGTTTGCTGTGACCGTCCTGTTGAAGTGGCCGGAAAGTGGAGTCGCTGATCTTAGCGGCACGCAACCTCGAGCCGCATTCCGCAGTCTGGCCCTGGCGATGCTAATGGCCGTGGTACTGATCGTGCCCGCATTTCCCGCGACGGGAATTGTGACGGAAGTTCGCCGTCGGACGATGGAACTGCTGTTAAATTCACCGTTGCAGCGATACGAAATCTTCTTCGGCAAAGCGCTGGCGCTGCTGGGCTTCGCCGTCATCCTATTGCTGGTGACTCTGCCTGCCCTGGCCTGCTGTTTCGCGATGGGCGGAATCTCGCTGCAAAGCGACGTGGCGATGCTGTACCTGTTGATTCTGGTGGTGTGTGCTCAACTCATTGTCGTTGGCATGCTGGTCGGCACGTTTGCCGGAAATGCAGAATCGGCTCTTCGCTGGGCTTACGGAGCGACCTTCGCTCTGGTCATCGCCACATTGATTCCGTGGCAGTTTCTGCAGGGATCAGAAGGGCTGCTGGGCAGCTTTGCTGGATTCCTGAGGCGACTGTCGCCCGTGCCCGCATTGCTGCAACTGATCGGTGACCGCCCGCTGAACACGGTGGGCATTGCCGATGCGCAGGACATGATGGCATGGTACCTGGCCACAGCGGCGGCCATGATTATTGTCGGCAGTTTTGTTTGTGTCAGTCGACTGAACTATTCTCTGCTGGACCGTTCGCGGTCTCAGGGCGTCATCACGGACGACCTTTCGGCGAAGCAGCAATCGGTAAGGCGGCGGTTCTTTTTGGTGGACCCGCAACGGCGCAAAGCGGGCATCCCAGGCTTTCTGAATCCGGTGCTGGTCAAGGAATTCCGCAGTCGGCAGTTTGGCCGTCTGCACTGGTTGCTGCGATTGATCGCCGGGTGTGCCGTGCTTTCGTTGTTGCTGACGCTGGGCACCACAATGGGCACCGTTGGCTGGGGCGTGGAACGCATTGGCGGCATCATCATCATCGCTCAGGTCGCGCTGATCGTGGTGTTCACACCGGGACTTGCTGGCGGGATGATCGCCGGCGAAATGGAAAGCGGCGGCTGGAATCTTCTGCGAGTAACGCCATTGAAACCTGGGCGAATTATTCGAGGTAAGCTGACAAGCGTACTGATCACATTGGTGCTGGTCCTGTGCGCGTCGTTGCCGGGCTATGGCATTATGATGGCTATTAAACCTGTGCTGCGAGAACAGGTGATCCAGGTGATGATCAGTCTGGGAATGTCGGCCGTCTTGTCGCTTTTAGTGAGTGCCACGGTCAGTACCTTTTTTCGCACGACGGCGGCCGCGACTGCAGTCGCTTACGGAATTTTGATATCAATTTTCGCAGGCACGATGGTCATTTGGGCTAATCGCGATGCTCCGTTCAGTCACGCCTTTGTGGAAAAAGTGCTGGCCGTCAATCCGATGGCGGGTGCTTTAAATGCCATGCAGGTTGCGGGCTTCGAATCTTACAACCTTGTGCCGCTCACATGGTGGGTGACCGGCGTCACGTGTGTTTTGCTGATGTGCGTGCTGCAGTTTCGCACATGGCAGTTGTGTCAGCCGGACTGA
- a CDS encoding ABC transporter ATP-binding protein, producing the protein MSDTVVEIENLTKRYGEFVALDSLSLTLKRGDILGFIGPNGAGKTTTIRILVGLTRPTEGHAKIAGADCVTDARKVRQLVGYMPDKFGSYDNMRVREYLDFFGAAYAIPRKTRRKRVEEVLEVTNATWMQDRYVESLSHGMQQRIGIARTLLHQPEVLILDEPANGLDPQARIEMREILIRLASEGRTLIVTSHILPELSRICDQVAIVASGQLKAFGTLKEVTGQLTQRRTFEIQCLNRDQLAPVEAIVREQMSDEAEITTSETEDLVRVRTAATDEVLSRLLNSIVTSGAAVSQFREVAGDLEEAFITATRDTGSVSTASAVDPPASESATVEATS; encoded by the coding sequence ATGAGTGACACCGTTGTCGAGATCGAAAATCTCACCAAACGCTACGGCGAATTCGTCGCGTTAGACAGCCTGAGTTTGACCTTAAAGCGAGGCGACATTTTGGGCTTCATCGGTCCGAATGGCGCTGGCAAGACGACGACCATTCGCATTTTGGTTGGCCTCACTCGCCCCACCGAAGGCCACGCAAAGATCGCCGGCGCGGATTGCGTGACGGACGCTCGCAAAGTGCGACAACTGGTGGGCTACATGCCCGACAAGTTTGGTTCGTACGACAACATGCGGGTTCGGGAATACCTGGACTTCTTCGGTGCCGCATACGCGATCCCTCGTAAAACGCGACGCAAGCGAGTCGAAGAGGTTCTGGAAGTCACCAACGCCACATGGATGCAGGACCGCTACGTCGAAAGTTTGAGCCACGGGATGCAGCAGCGGATCGGGATCGCTCGCACGCTGCTGCATCAACCTGAGGTCCTGATTCTGGACGAACCCGCCAACGGTCTGGACCCTCAGGCCCGCATCGAAATGCGGGAAATTCTGATTCGTCTGGCGTCTGAAGGGCGGACGCTGATCGTGACCAGCCACATTCTGCCTGAACTCTCACGCATCTGCGATCAAGTGGCCATTGTCGCATCAGGCCAGCTAAAAGCGTTCGGGACGCTGAAAGAAGTCACCGGCCAGCTGACCCAACGGCGGACATTTGAAATCCAGTGCCTTAACAGGGATCAGCTTGCTCCTGTCGAAGCCATCGTACGCGAACAGATGTCGGACGAAGCCGAAATCACGACGTCAGAAACAGAAGATCTTGTTCGAGTCCGTACGGCAGCCACAGACGAAGTGCTATCCCGTTTGCTGAACAGCATCGTGACATCCGGAGCAGCAGTCTCACAATTTCGCGAAGTCGCGGGCGACCTTGAAGAAGCCTTCATCACCGCTACTCGCGACACAGGCAGTGTCAGCACAGCCAGTGCTGTTGATCCGCCAGCCTCTGAATCGGCGACCGTGGAGGCCACCTCATGA